CTAGGGGTGAAAGGGGGCGGCAGGCGCACTGTGGCTCTGCCTTACTGGGGTCCCATGGGGCCTGTTGAAAGGAGGGGCTCCCCAAGACAGGCAGATGCAGCTGCCAGATGCCAGGGAATTTGCAGCCCCTCAGTTTGGGCCTCCCCTGAGTCAGAATAGTGTGGCCCCGGTCCTCCCCACTGACCAGACAAGAGAAAGGACACACGCGGCCACTTCAGGGTTATTTTATTCACACGCCACCTGGGCAAGACACAAGCCTCAGCCCTTGAGGCCCTCTGTGGGTTAGTGCTAGCAACCTCTCACACAAAACAAGGGGCGGTGGTAAAACAGGAGGTGGGGGGGTATGTCTCCTCATGGCCAAAGGACCTCAGATGACCACTGCCTGGGTCCCCTCcatcctggtggagcttggagtCCCTGATTCTGAGAACCCGACGCTGGGCAGCCTGACCCGGAAGCCACCCTCCTCTTTTTCTCCACTTCGGCCCTTGGGGCTCAGGGACACACGAGGGAAGCGAAATTTGGGGGACTTCTCTCCGCCGGGGGACTTGGAAGGGGAGGCCAGGCCCACCCGAGGCAGGCGGACCCGGACCCGGCCACGGCGTCCTGATGCTCCTTCGCTGctaccttcttcctcctcctcagggCTGGGGGAGccgtccctgtccctgtccccatCCCTGTCCCGTGGGGTAGCCTCATCCTGGCTGAATCCCACTCGGGGCAGCCGCAGCTTCGGGCTCTTGGCCTTCTCACCCTCCTCAGCCCCATCCCTGGCCCGTGCCAGGCCAAACCGTGGCAGCCGCACCTTGAGCTTGTGCCCGGCCTCCCCCTCGCCTTCTGCTACCTGGTACTCGGCGTGGCTGCTCACGCTGGGTGGCGAGAGCTCCACGTCGGGCAGCGAGAGGTGGAAAGTGCGCTCAGCAGATagaggccggtccccagacccttCTGCCCTGACTCCCGACATGGCCATTTTCTGCCTGATCCCACCCTCAGCAGAGGCGCCCTCACCGGCTTGACCCTCTTGGCTCTTCAGGCCCACGTCCAGCTCAAGCTGGGGCAGTGTCACTGCAGGCATCTTGAAGACACCCTCACCCACCAGCAGATCGCCTCCTGTCACCTGAACTTCTGGCTTAGCCACGGCCACCTGGGCCTTGTGGCCAGCCGTGCCACCTGCTGAGGGGACAGCACCATCGACCTGCAGACCCTGGGTCACCTCCCCAAAGCCGGTCAGTTCCACCTGGGGCACAGAGATGCCCAGTGGAGGCATCCTGATCCCGCCCTCTTGGCCCTCAGAGCCAGTCAGCCTCGCTGTGGTCACCTGCAGGCCTGAGACCTGAACCCCACTAATGCCCACTGTCCCTTCGAGTTTTCCTTCCTCCTGGGCCCCCAGCGGCACCAGCTCCACCTCAGGGAACTTGAGCGCCCCCACGGCTGTCCCCGGGGACTCTGCCTTGGCCCCAGGGCTGATCCGTCCACTCAGAGTTTCTGCTTCCTTCCCTCGCACCAAACCAAAGGTGGGCATCTTCAGCTTAGGCATCTTCACCTTCCCCTCCCGGGCCCGGCCTTTGCCTTCCAACTCGGACACCCCACTCACAAGCTCCTCCTCCTCAGCGTCCCGGCCTCGGCCTCCAAACTTGGGCAGGACGAACCTGGGCCCCTTCAACTTGACATCCGCCCCCACCACTGCCTCCCCCTTGCCCGTGGGCAGGTGGGCATCCAGGCCCACACGGGGAATGGAGAGATCAAGGGCGGGCAGCAGACCTGCCTCCCCGGTCCCTTTGGTTTCTGCCTCTGTCCCCACCCAAACCTTGGGCAGGGAGATGGGGAACTTGGAGCCCTTCAGTTTGGAGGCTCGCCTGACCCCTTCGGCCTCGGCCTTGGTCAGCTTGGGCCCCGACAGTCCGAACTTGGGCAGCGAGAACTTGGAGGCTGATTTCACCTTCACCTCCGTCACCTCGAGCTGTCCTTCCTCAACCTCTACTTCAGGCAGCTGGGGAGTGACGAGCTCAACTGTGGGCATCCGAAAGGTGCCTTCCCCCAGCCCCACTGCTATGCCAGCACCCTCTGCCCGCTCCACTTTGCCTACTCCTGCTGCCTGGACCTGCCCCTCCAGGCCAAGGGCACCTGGCAGGTCGAGCTCTACTGAGGGCAATGTGAGAGACGGACCGTCCCCCCGAACCTCAAGACCTGCTGCAGGCTGCAAGCAGGTGCTGGTCACCAACTTCCCCAACACCTCAACCCCTGCCTCGCCCACCTTGCCCCGAGGTGGCGACTTTGCCCTCCCCAGTTTGGGCATTGTCATTTTGGGCATCTTGAAGCTAAATTCCTTCCCCTCTGCCTGCTGGGCCCCGGAAACTTTGAGCTGTACTTCGGGAGCCCCGGGCAGGTGAACTTCAGGCATTTTCGACACTGGCACTTCGGGCAGTCGCATCTCTGGGAGGAGCACCTCAGGCATGGCCACATCAGGCACCTTTGGGAGTTTTATCTCTGGAAGCTTCATCTCGGGAAGTTTCATGTCGGGGACTTTCAACTCGGAAACTTTGGGGAGCTGCAGTTCTGGAAGCTGCTTTTCCGACACGGCCACCTCGGGCATCTTGGGGAGCTTCATCTCAGGGAGTTTCAACTCGGAGACTCTGGGCAGCTGCAGTTCGGGCAGGTGCACGTCTGGTACGGCCACTTCGGGCATCTTGGGCAGCTTCATCTCCGAAACCTTGGGCAGCTGCAGCTCTGGAAGCTGCATGTCGGGCACAGCCATCTCTGGCATCTTCGGGAGCTTCATTTCCGAAACCTTGGGCAGCTGCAGTTCAGGGAGATGCATGTCTGGTATGGTCATCTCAGGTACCTTGGGGAGTTTCATCTCAGGGAGTTTCATCTCAGAGACTTTGGGCAGCTGCAGCTCCGGAAGCTGCATTTCTGACACGGCCATTTCAGGCACCTTGGGAAGCTTCATTTCTGAAACCTTTGGCAGCTGCAGTTCCGGAAGCTGCATCTCTGACACGGCCATCTCGGGCACTTTGGGGAGCTTAATTTCTGGAACCTTAGGTAGCTGCAGATCTGGAAGTTGCATTTCCGACACGGCCATCTCAGGCACCTTGGGAAGCTTCATTTCTGGAACTTTCGGCAGCTGCAgatcagggagatgcacatcTGGAAGGGTCGTCTCAGGCACTTTTGGGAGTTTGATGTCAGGGGCTTTGGGGAGCTTCACCTCAGGACCCCTGGGCAGCTTAACCTCAGGTGCTGAGGCTCCGATGCCAAAGGAGGGCATCTTGAGGCTGGGCAGCTTCAACTTGCTCTCTGCTTCAGGGGCAGCTGGCCGGGGCTCCAGGAGAGAAAGCCCAAAGGTGGGCATTCGGAGTCGGGGCCCCTTCGCTTTGGTCTCAGGGCTGCCCTTGGCTGCTTTGGCTTCAACACCCTCCTTGGCTCGGGCCCCAAAGCGGGGGAAACTGAGGCGAGGCATCTTCAGGGCCACCTCAGGCACCTCTCCTGGGACCTCCACCTCTGCCCCCGGCAAGGCCAGGTCCACACCCACCGATGGCGCTGCCACATCCACAGTGGGCACCACCaccgctgctgctgctgtgcCTTCCCGGGTTTCCAGGCAGGGAAGTGTGGGCAGAGCGGGTAAGGAGGGCAAGGCGGGCAGCTCCACTTGGGGCACCGGGATCCCTCCGGCCGGAGCTTCCACCGCTGGTACAGAGGGGGTGCCTAACCCCAGGCTGGGCAGGTGGAGGGCAAAGCCAGTGGCTGCCTCTGCGGCTGTGGCCACCTCTGCCCGCTCCTTTGGGGCAAGGACCTGGGCAACACCCACCTCAGCCCCTGGTAGCCGCGGTGCCACCAGCTCCAGCTGGGGGGCTGTGAAAAGGGGCCCCGTCACCACTTCCACCTCCCCTTTAGCCTTCCTAGTTGGGGGGGCAGCGGCCGCCAGTCGGGCTATGTGGGCCTCCTCTGCCACTTCTCGGACTCTCAGCCGTGGTAGCTGAAGGCGCCGGCGAGTCGGGGCAGCTGGGACTGGCCCCTTGGCCGCCTCGGCTCTGAGGCCCCTACGCAGGCGGGAGAACTTGGGGAAGGAGAATTCGACGTCAACGGGCGCCAGGTCGGCAGAGGCCCCCAGGGCCCCCGGCACCaacatcatcttcttcttcacaGGGGACAGACTCTGGATGTtctggggagagaggaaagaggcgGGAGGCGGTGGGACAATGGGAGGCCCAGAATGAACCTGCTGGATGGGGTGGGGGTCCCAGAATGGACctgctgggtggggtggggggggtacCCATCCAGAACGGGGCCAGGCTGGGGCTGGGTTGAGCATGGGGTGCAGCCTTTTGCTATGTCACCATTACTGCCCTGGGAAGTGAAGATGATTATTTGGGCTCACACAGTGAGTCAACAGGAGTGGAAGGTCAGATGCTGGGGGCCATCTCCCCCTGGAGGCTGTGGGGCCTGCCCTGGCATGGGTGGGTCCCCCTCCCCAGGGAGGAATTTAGGGGCAGAGAACAGAAGATAGAGAGTGGGATTAGCTTTGGGTTAGTGACAAGACAGAGGGCACAGCATGGCTGGCCACGACGGGAGTGATTGAGGCTCATGGTGTGGAGCCCGAGTCACTGGGGTACTCCAAGGCTGGGGCCGAGCTAAGCACGCGTACCAGCTTGGCCACCTTGGCCCGTGGGCCTTTGATCTCGTAGCCAGCCACGGTCCCAGGCCGCAGCGCCAGGTCCCCGGTGGGCACAGTGCGCTTTAGGCAGAAGGAGACCTTGTAGGGCTCGGCACATTGCAGCAGGCGGAGGGCGTCCTCGTATTTGAAGTTCTCGAAGAACACACGTGCGCTCAGCAGCTGGTCTCCTGTGGGACAAGGTGGAGGTGGGCAGGACTGAGCATTATTTCCAGGTCTCTCCCAGGTCTGGTTCGGCCCAGTTCAGGACCTGATCTGGGAGGCCTGATCAAGTCCTGGCCATCCTATTCCTAAGTGCAGGAAGGAGTCACCAAGATCCACCCTTAAAAAGGAAGCAttcagagcccggagagatagcacagcggcatttgccttgcaagcagccgatccaggaccaaaggtggttggttcaaatcctggtgtcccatatggtcccccgtgcctgccaggagctatttctgagcagacagccaggagtaacccctgagcaccgtcgggtgtggcccaaaaacaaaaaggaagcatccaggagagagagcatggaggtagggaatttgctttgcatgcagaaggatggtggttcgaatcccagcatcccatagggtccccgagcctgccaggggtgggggagtttctgagcatagagccaggagtaatccctgagtgctgctagatgtgatgccccccccccaaaaaaaaaaaagagaaggaagcactctaggggctggagagagcacacatcggtagggtgtttgccttgcatgcagctgatccaggacaggtgtggtggttcaaatcccagcatcccatatggttccccgagcctgccaggagcagtttctgagctcagagccaggagtaatccctgaatgccactaggtgtgacccaaactccccccaaaagGAAGTACCCCTATTTATCACCCGAGCTCCACAccaatcatttattttgttttgatttatttggggCCAACATCAGGCGATATTtaatattcctagctctgcacttaggtattactcctagagagctcgggggatcatatgggatgctagggatcaaacctgggttgtgtGTGCACAAGGCAAGCTATTACTCGCTGTTCAGGAGCCAAGATCCACTCTTTAAATGGAAGCCCCACCCATCGTATTAGCTCTGCCCCAATAGAAACATGCCCGCTATGCCATGCTCACCACCCTTatcagtccttctgcatgcctcaCCTGTCAGATACTGATAAAGTAATTTGAAAAAAACTTCCAGAAatttcttttggatcacacccggcagtgctcaggggttactcctgactctatgctcagaaatcgcttctggcaggcacagggggccatatgggataccaggattcgaaccactgtccttctgcatgcaagacaaatgcccttgcctccatgctatctctctggtcccttctaGAAGTCTCTATTCAAGGTGTTTAGCCCTAGCACAGCCTGTCCCCTGAGAGCCAAAGAAACTTCTGAACTGTGGCAATTTAGTCCACTTTTCATTTGTTGCCTTCATCTGTTTGAACCATGCCATCTGTCAGACCCAACCCTGGAACTTCTGTTTCATCCTCATACCCTCCCACTCtggaaacaccccccccccaaaaaaaaaaaaaaaaaaaaaaacaggttcctCCTCAGGCTCCACAGACTCCTGAAAACAGCCCCACACCTCAGGTCCTTGTCTCATGTACAGGCCATACCAGCCACTCTGGGAAGCTCATCCAGATTCatattttggggagaggggtttgggtcacaccctgtggcacttaggggttactcctggctctgtgctcagaaacggttcctggcaggcacggaggaccatatgaaatgtcaggattcgaaccactgtccatcctggattggctgtatgcaaggcaaacaccctaccactgtgctatctctcctgccccagattcagtcattattatttttttatgtagcCTTTGGTtcacaattatttaaaatcaaaaattttgcaagcagctgacctgagttcaatcctatatggtcctctcaagccccactaggagcattctctaagcacagagccaggagtaagccctgaacacccctAAGAGATTCCCCCACAAATATCTCAAATCTGCTGATGCCTCCCAAGGGTCCATCTACAACTCAGCCTGCTCCCCTCCATCTTAACTCATACACTTAATTTCTCTACATCTTATCTTGCTGTCCAACCTCTCATTTTTCACATCCCAACTGTATTTCTGGTCTTCCTCCAAACAAACTCAGACCGTGTTTCCCATTTACAGGATCACCAATTCCAACCTCTGGTCCAGAATCCCACTGGTAGGGATCAGTGGGCCCATTGCATATTTTACATGCAGGAGCTCAGGTTCGAGTCCTGACACCAGATCTTGCAGGGGTGACCCCAAGCACAGGATCAAGTGCAAGGcggtagggtgtgtttgcctcCCAATCACTGACAGGTGtggaccaaagaaacaaaaacttgggcagtagggtgtgtttgccttgtgcatgctagcctaggacagaccacggtttgatccccccgcgtcccatatggtcccccaatccaggagcaatttctgagcatatagccaggagtaacccctgagcgtcaccgggtgtggcctaaaaaaacaaaaacaaaaacaaaaaaaaactaggggaccagaatgatagcacaatggtagggcatttgccttttatgctgcTGACtcaaggcagacctgggtttgatccccagcatcctatatagtaccccgagcctgccaggagagatttctgagtgcagagctaggagtaatccctgagcaccacagttgggtgtggcccaaaaacaaaaacagaaacaaaaactaaaagggggccagagagatagtaaggggCTTCAGACAATTTCCTTGTGGATAACTTACcaattctatccctgacaccacacagAGTTtattctgaacactgccaggggataattctgacacagagccaggaatagcctctgagcacagctggatatggccccaactcctgcccctgcccccaataaaaaataatccctggagctcagagcagtagcacagtggatagggtgtttgccttgcatgcaactgacctggatttgatccatatggtcccacaagcctgccaggactaatttctttttttttctttttttctttttttgtttttttgggccacacccggcagtgttcaggggtcactcctggctgtctactcagaaatagctcctggcaggctcaggggaccatatgggacaccgggatttgaaccaaccacctttggtcctggatcggctgcttgcaaggcaaacactgctgtgctatctcttcgggcccggacacagctttttttggtttgtttttggccacacccagcagtgctcagggcttactcctggctctacactcagggatcacacctgatggggcTCCCTGGGTCATACGGGGCATCAGAGGGCAAACTTAGGACGACCACGTgctaggcaagtaccctgcctctATACCACCTCCTTGGCCTCTGGACAAATTTTAGGGCCATTCTCTTATCCCACCACATGTTTAATTCTTAAGAtttctggggccaggaaggtggcgctataggtaaggtgtctgccttgcaagcgctagcgtaggacggaccgtggttcgatcccccggtgtcccatatggtccccccaagccaggggcgatttctgagtgcatagccaggagtaacccctgagtgtcaaacaggtgtggcccaaaaaaaaaaaaaaaagatttctcctttaaaatatatatttttttggttttgtttttgggtcacacctggtgttcaggggttactcctggctatgcactcagaagttgctcctgactcggggatgccaggaatcaaaccagagtctgtctgggattggtcacatgcaaggcaaatgtcctatcactgtgttctctctcaagCCCCCTAAATCTGTTATTTAGTAGTactagtgttgtgtatgtaaatattttgggggattactatgttgctcaccctaatctgattaggtgattgtgccctaccctagggtgtgacctggcattctgcccccaccctagggtaggacctgattctgcttccaccattggttggtatctgatcccaccattgggtgggacctgactctggactataagagcaagggtctgtggaaggcgagggcttttgctggctggaactgaatctgagtctttggacttcagttttgtccatccaaataaagcaaatatttccacgagcctgattgtctgcgagctgtttacccgccgtttcacctcagaaccgtgggctagacagggtggcagacgcgtgctccgagctggaagaaaagggcctcattctccatccctccatcagtcaacctcttcaggggctgacttgcaacaactaGTAGTCACTCTGCCATCCTTGCTGCTCCCCCAAGCATCAAACTCCATCTTGGGGCATTTGCACAGACAGTTCCCTCTGCCTGGAATATGCTTTCAGATAGCCACATGACTGGTTCAGGCCTttccaactcaggttcaatccctggcatctcagatgatcccccaagcctgccaggaatatttcttagtgcagagccaggtggcgcccctgagcactgctgggtttggccccaaaacaacaacaacaaaaatgcagtTTCCCAATCTCTGGCCATAAAACAGCCTAAAGATATGCA
This window of the Suncus etruscus isolate mSunEtr1 chromosome 14, mSunEtr1.pri.cur, whole genome shotgun sequence genome carries:
- the PRX gene encoding periaxin, with product MEARSRSAEELRRTELVEIIVETEAHTGVSGINVEGGKEGIFVRELREDSPAARSLSLQEGDQLLSARVFFENFKYEDALRLLQCAEPYKVSFCLKRTVPTGDLALRPGTVAGYEIKGPRAKVAKLNIQSLSPVKKKMMLVPGALGASADLAPVDVEFSFPKFSRLRRGLRAEAAKGPVPAAPTRRRLQLPRLRVREVAEEAHIARLAAAAPPTRKAKGEVEVVTGPLFTAPQLELVAPRLPGAEVGVAQVLAPKERAEVATAAEAATGFALHLPSLGLGTPSVPAVEAPAGGIPVPQVELPALPSLPALPTLPCLETREGTAAAAVVVPTVDVAAPSVGVDLALPGAEVEVPGEVPEVALKMPRLSFPRFGARAKEGVEAKAAKGSPETKAKGPRLRMPTFGLSLLEPRPAAPEAESKLKLPSLKMPSFGIGASAPEVKLPRGPEVKLPKAPDIKLPKVPETTLPDVHLPDLQLPKVPEMKLPKVPEMAVSEMQLPDLQLPKVPEIKLPKVPEMAVSEMQLPELQLPKVSEMKLPKVPEMAVSEMQLPELQLPKVSEMKLPEMKLPKVPEMTIPDMHLPELQLPKVSEMKLPKMPEMAVPDMQLPELQLPKVSEMKLPKMPEVAVPDVHLPELQLPRVSELKLPEMKLPKMPEVAVSEKQLPELQLPKVSELKVPDMKLPEMKLPEIKLPKVPDVAMPEVLLPEMRLPEVPVSKMPEVHLPGAPEVQLKVSGAQQAEGKEFSFKMPKMTMPKLGRAKSPPRGKVGEAGVEVLGKLVTSTCLQPAAGLEVRGDGPSLTLPSVELDLPGALGLEGQVQAAGVGKVERAEGAGIAVGLGEGTFRMPTVELVTPQLPEVEVEEGQLEVTEVKVKSASKFSLPKFGLSGPKLTKAEAEGVRRASKLKGSKFPISLPKVWVGTEAETKGTGEAGLLPALDLSIPRVGLDAHLPTGKGEAVVGADVKLKGPRFVLPKFGGRGRDAEEEELVSGVSELEGKGRAREGKVKMPKLKMPTFGLVRGKEAETLSGRISPGAKAESPGTAVGALKFPEVELVPLGAQEEGKLEGTVGISGVQVSGLQVTTARLTGSEGQEGGIRMPPLGISVPQVELTGFGEVTQGLQVDGAVPSAGGTAGHKAQVAVAKPEVQVTGGDLLVGEGVFKMPAVTLPQLELDVGLKSQEGQAGEGASAEGGIRQKMAMSGVRAEGSGDRPLSAERTFHLSLPDVELSPPSVSSHAEYQVAEGEGEAGHKLKVRLPRFGLARARDGAEEGEKAKSPKLRLPRVGFSQDEATPRDRDGDRDRDGSPSPEEEEEGSSEGASGRRGRVRVRLPRVGLASPSKSPGGEKSPKFRFPRVSLSPKGRSGEKEEGGFRVRLPSVGFSESGTPSSTRMEGTQAVVI